The window tctatttattgtcagaaaatagtgaaaaatgtccatgaGGTCTGCTTCATTCAGCCAACAGACTACAAATGCAAAGTTGTTCAGTTTATCATTGatacagagaaaagcagcaaattctcacatttgagaggctgaaaccagagaatattttGTGTTGCGTTGATGAATGATAGAAAGGATTAGGATTTTTCTATTGtcgacaaacagaaaaagagataaGTAATGGAAtagttgtcatagtataaatCGTTAAATTTCTGTCATTATAAGGTAGATATCAACAATTCGCCCATCTCTATGACAAAGTGATGTTTAGAAAACTGGAAACTgttctttctcctttcttctgGTATTGCAACCTGTGAAATAGTGCGAGGGGCACATCATAACTATACAGCGTATTTCTTTACGCCCCCACACAGTGCAAGGTTGTGGTGTCTCGATTCTGTTCCTGTTGATGTCGTCAAAACCATGGGACATAAACTTGTTGCTAGTGTtgtaaaacacactgacaggaaacatggcCAGTCAATCCTGCTGTGTACTggttgaaaacagaaaagtgtgTAGGGTAGCGAAGATGACCCAGTGCTCAAGCAGCTGAATTCCAGTGGCGATATGAGCCTCTGTGAACTTCTCAAGGAAACATTTCTTCCACtctgatttattattattatacactCGTAATGTTTTCAAGATGAACATGCAGAAACCTCTTTTTTACTGTTGCCTTTTATCATGGTGAAACCACATTATGTTTTGATAATTTCCACTCataatatgtttttcttctctgaggactcttttgtggttttaaaacaaTCAGCCCAATGTGGATTAAAGCTGTGACTTTATAGCCATGGAAAGTCTGAAATGTCAATCCTATTTCATGTTTAGTCAGCATGTCTTCCTTATTTCCTTATTTCTTCTGTGGCTGTTTTTGTTGCTGGTATTTAACCACCAGCATCTGCTAAGTAGGTGTTGGCATTGTGTGAGTCAGTACCACGAAACATGTTGTAATGTATTAACTCTATATATCCTCGGTTTGACGTAGATAATGCTGAAGttcagctgcatgtgtgtgggtttaCGAGCAAACACATCTAACACACAGGTTCTACCAAGGTCATTTTCTGCTGAGAATCCACTGGGGGCATTTTCTGAATTACTGGAATGTCACATCATGTCTGTGTCTTAATAACATTACTCAATTTCACAGAGGAAGTCTCGGTCTCTTGTTAGTCTAATGACTGTCACAGCTGGTCATTTAATCTCTACCCCTACATGCCCTCACATAAACTCTCTCCACCCATCCTCCCAAAACCCCTGCCATCCTAACACACCCCAGCCCACCCCCTAACACTTCCTCTACTTCCTGACTTCGCCAAacccatcctccctctctctgtccgtgTGTAGTTCATCTTTGCAAGATGTCACTCATCTGAATTTTTTCCCTCAATACTTGAAATATTTAAGGGTCTTTGCTACAAAATTCTCCTGAACCTTGTCGAGTTGCCACCTCACACAAGTTTCCCACAAATCAAACCTTCCCTTTTGCAGTTATCTTTATTGGTGACCAAAAAGTGAGATGTCACGTGCCTCATTGATAAAGTAAACTATCACTAGCATTGTGCTTAATGTTTTTAGGCTTTTTGTAAGGCTGCATATTGTTTGTAAGGTGTCATTCACGCTGAAGCTGTGTCCTAAATCCATACTACATACTAATGCTATAATGCTACATACAGGAAATGATACATGTATGTGTGATGTCAGTTGTCAATCAAGCTGGGCATCAAATTCCTCTATCCTCAACAGCATTCTCAAGAATTGATCGTATTTGTTATTATTACGCATGCTGTCTGCTTAGAGTATACTTTATTTTATACTAGTATGGATTTGGGACATATATCTGCTAGTTGTTACTGCCCTCTGCTGCATAGGATTTCTACAGAAGGATCTTCTACAGCTGAGAACAAATTACAGTACTTCATTAGTACCCTTGAACAATAAATTCACAGCTTGTTCACACAGTATTCATTTGCAGCGCTTGCAGACCAAAGTTTATTATTCTGAATCGtgaaattttattattaatatttttcatactGTTTTGCCTCTTCTGccccctccatctctgcagCCCTTTGGTGTAATTGCACCACTGCCCAGTGCGAGAAGACTGGCTCCCTGTGTGAGACTGATGGAGCCTGCATGGCTTCCACCTCCTTCATTGACGGCCAAGAACAGCACATCCGTATCTGCATCACACGGGACAAGCTCGTGCCCCCGGGTCAGCCGTTCTACTGCCTCGGTGCAGAGGGCTTGCTCAACATCCACTGCTGCTACACTGACTATTGCAACAGCATTGACCTCAAAGTACCCTCAGGTGAGAACTGTGAAGTGACGCGCAGCTTATACAGCAAATAAATTACACGAAAACAAAATTGTCTTTAAATTTGTCAGTACATCTAACACATGCCCCTAGCCAACAGTGAGTGAGTTAATCCCAGACCAGGCGGCAAAGTGCATTAAACTGTCTTGTGCTTTCTGTTTAATGTTCAAGTCTGAGGAGCAGCTTTTGCACCTTTTCTTTAACTTTAAgttctgaaaatgaatgagtgacCAAGTTATTACATGTTCTACATTGTCTGTGATGTTATTTAGAGACATCTCAGTGCCTGAGAGGGATTTCATACACTGTTTTTTGTGACTCATGGTTCCTGAAAAGATAAGTGTTTCCAAGGAACAAGGGTTATAGGAAATTATGGACAGTGTTCATccacagcacaaaaaaaagtcCTTAACTACAAAGCAGCATTTTAGAGACAAAGTGACAAGTGATATTCTAAGTCAAAGTTGCTCTGCTTGGTTTATCTGGCTCACATactcacatttttctgtcagcACGCACATTTGGAAAATAATTTATGCTAGGACCTGCTATAATGTATTGAAACATGAATAATTTCAAAGATCCATATTCATTTGTCAAATTCATACATGTCTAAATCAAGGGTGGAGTTGAGGAGGAAACCAAAGCCTGATGCAAGCATCACAAAGACGACGCACTGCTGAATAATATGGAGTGTTCAAGACAGAGAATAAGGAGACCTTTTAACATTATTAGTTTGctgttaatgtaattttaacactttttgtgttttgcttttcacaGTTAAAAGCCTTTCAGTGTTGAGATTTGAGTATTTCTTTGTGAAATAACTGGAAATAATCAGTGTAGGTTAATGCAAGAGTCAAATGTTGACTCAGTTTTCCAATTTCAAATCAGACAAAAGCTTGATGCTGTTACCCATCAAGGGATCATCATGTCAGGGAAAGAAGTCGGTCTTATGTTTGCACTGGTTGCCAGGTGTCAGATATTAATTTCCTACTcttctgttttcagtgacatCTCCATCAGGACTGGAGGGAGGCTACGGCCCAGATGGGACATGGGGGCTGGTGGAACTAGTTGCTGTGATTGCAGGGCCGCTGTTCCTGCTGTGTCTGCTTTTGTTGGTGGGTGTGTTCCTGTATCAGTACCACCAGAGGGCCTACAACCACAGGCAGAGGTTGGAGGTGGAGGACCCCTCCTGTGACCACCTCTACCCAGCCAAAGACAGGACCCTGCAGGACCTCATTTACGATCTGTCCACATCTGGCTCAGGCTCAGGTCAGTTGACAATGGGATAATAAATCTGATGGCCAGCACTCATTTGGTAGTTGACACTAGTTTTGGGATGTCTAGATCAAATTTACTGACTGGGGATGACTGGTCTCCATTCTCATCTTTTCTGAGCAGGTCTGCCTCTGTTTGTCCAGCGGACCGTGGCCAGAACTATTGTCCTGCAGGAGATCATTGGTAAGGGGCGTTTCGGGGAGGTGTGGCGAGGACGTTGGAGGGGTGGTGATGTGGCAGTGAAGATCTTCTCATCCAGAGAAGAGCGCTCGTGGTTCCGAGAGGCTGAGATCTATCAGACTATCATGCTCCGTCATGAGAACATCCTGGGCTTTATAGCTGCTGACAACAAAGGTGTGCCCCTGTTGTTTTGTAGTCAAATAATGAAGGAGTAATTTACTTCTTGGAGGTACtagtatttgtgtttttatttcctgtgtaaGAATTAATCATTCTGAAGTAAACTTATACTTTCTGGGGTATTTCTATATGTCTTTCTCTTGCTCAGATAACGGCACATGGACCCAGCTGTGGTTGGTGTCAGACTACCATGAGCATGGCTCTCTGTTTGACTATCTGAACCGCTACTCTGTCACCACTGAAGGAATGATCAAACTGGCTCTGTCAGCTGCCAGCGGCCTTGCACATCTGCACATGGAGATACTTGGAACACAAGGtagtgtttgtgcatttgtacatttgtatttaGGCATTACTTATTTTCCTGGGTTCCACCTGTAATTAACAGGGTGGTTCGAATGGTGACACTTCCAAATAGAAGCTAAAACATCTAACACACTGTATGTCACATTCAAACACGTGGTTTAGTTTCTGAAGTAATGAGTATTAGTTCCAGAGTTTCCTTTAATTGTTGTAAAGACACATCAATGCCTGAGCAGGTCAAGTCTGCTCCCTACATGACTTATTTTCTCATCTCGTTGTGTAGTAGCTACCAGAGGTGAAATACATTTGTGATGTCTCTGAATTCTCTAAGCTGAAATGTTAATCATTCAGTTGTTTCGACCAGGAAGTTTCATGCTTTCTAGAGGTGAAAGGAAGTTTGGGCAGTAATCcaagtgaaaaaaacttcagtCAACAAGAGCTTTTCACTTCTTCACTACTTACAGTGCTGGCTGTATAAATTTCCTTTCCAAAACTCATTTGTTACTTTGCCTCCCCCACCCACAAACTGGCACAAGGCCTCTCACTCAACTGATCTCTGTCTTTAGATAAAAAGACTCTGATGTAACTAGATAGAGTAAACAGAATGTGTCACAACAGCATGTTGAATTTGATTAGAAGTCACCCACAATAAAAGACTAATTGTTTTGCAAAGTATGTGTGTAATATATTCCTTAATTCAAAATAGAAActtaaaaatagtttaaaaaaaaaaaatatatatatatatagtagaaaaataattacatcatGTTCTTGAAGACAATTTTATTCTAGAAGGGAGTCTGAAAACCTAAAGTTGTAAATGGCAGAGAAAgaggttaaataaataataaacctGTGAAAAAATAGAGGACACTTTCCAAATGCCCTTTGTTTTCCAACTGTTGACATTATATGGTCAAAGGCATGTGTTTGTGGGCTCCTGTCCAAGTCCAAGTCATCATGTTTAGCTGTCATCACTGTCACATACATGGCTGCACGTGcctgttttctatttttatgaaCCAAACTGATGCCCAAAAAAGTAATTGGATACAGAAATAAGAATTCAGAAGTGATTACCatgtacatttatgttttaatagGAAAGCCAGGCATCGCCCACAGAGACCTGAAGTCCAAGAACATCCTCGTGAAGAAGAACTGCACCTGTGCTATTGCTGACCTGGGTCTGGCTGTCCGTCATGACTCTGCCACTGACACAATCGACATCGCCCCCAATCAAAGGGTGGGCACCAAGAGGTCTGTGTCCACATACACACTTGCTGACTTAACATTGACCTTCCTTTCTCACACAAATCTTTGACACCTTTCCCAGAATATCCTTTAATGCTGTACATGATTACAACCTGGGATTGTTTTTACATCTCACAGGTACATGGCTCCAGAGGTTCTGGATGAGACTATCAACATGAGACACTTTGACTCATTCAAATGTGCTGATATCTACGCATTGGGGCTGGTCTACTGGGAGATCGCACGCCGCTGTAACAGTGGAGGTCAgactctttttgtttttgctctggaTACTCGacctgtgttgtttgtttttttttttttttaatcagtgttaTAAGCTCAGATCACAGCACTGGGCTGACCTCAACACTGTCCTGTGTTATCAGGTATCCATGAAGAGTACCAGCTGCCCTACTATGACCTGGTACCTTCTGATCCTTCCatagaggagatgaggaaggtGGTGTGTGACCAAAAGCTACGACCCAACATCCCAAATTGGTGGCAGAGCTATGAGGTATGAAAATGCAATtcatttctgaaaacaaaaatgttattacTGTTGAATATCTTCACTGTTTTTAGAgggtaattctagtttattaCAACCAGGATCTtatcttttaattatttatctgtTATTCCTATTGCTAATGGTAAAATTGTACTCACCAGTTTAGGGGCACATCTAGGGATGCTGCAGCATCACTAAAAAGAAGTCCCACGGGTCATAATTGTTACCCAAAGTGAGtgacttacacacacagtttttcctTTGCATGAGAGTGGACATTTCAAGTGCATATGAATAACAAGTAAGCTTTACAATATGTTTGAGATCATTTAGAAGCAGTGTCACTgttacatagtttgtccacATAGAGCaaggtttattttttaactaTAAACTGTCCTGCCCATTAAATatctttgtcacatttcagtGTCCTGGCCAAGACAGCAACACCACATAAAACGTGAAATCTAGAGGTGTCACAACTTATAATAGACGTACAAAGAATTAGATGAAAACTAAAAGAAAGATTCACAAATGACgtaaaataaaaaggattaAACAAGACCAAGGCCAATATATTGATTTTGGCCTCAAATATCAAGTGACAGTCGGAcatttacaacctgtctgattgtcggattgtttgtgtgtcttgccccattgaaatgtatttatagaaATATGGCTGTGTTCCCAAACCTGAACAGTCACAGCGATGAGTACAATGTTATCATAGACACTAAAAATGAcaccaaaaactaaaaaaaaaatgaccaagttgtaataaacaggaGCTATCCTTTGAAGCCGTTGTTAAATACTGTGCCAGTGCTGCATTTGTACCATCAACTTTATTCAAACCATATTATGACAAATAATAAGTCCTAGTATACCTTTTCCTCCTGCTGTTCCAGGCCTTGCGGGTCATGGGTAAAATCATGAGGGAGTGTTGGTATGCTAATGGAGCTGCCCGCCTGACAGCCTTGCGAATCAAAAAGACCCTGTCCCTGCTCAGCATTCAAGAGGACATTAAAGTCTGAGCGAAGTCAGCAGACCACTGAGAAAGAGCACTGAGCAGGACCCGGCTCCAGACTATAGGACAGTTAGAGAAAAGGGTCCGGGCCCTTCTACAAAGAAcgcacagagaaagagaatgtGATGGAGAGTGGCACATTGTAAAATATTAGTCCATCGACACTCCTGCCAGTTTTGAAGCCACTTGATTTCCGACAAACCCTACCTCGCTTACCCAGCCAAACTACCAAGAACTCCTTTCCTGTCTTGTCCTCAGCTACTGCTGCCCTACCTGAACCTTTCTGTTCCACTCTACACATACTAACAAGGATCTTTGGATTTCCTGTATGATGGTATGCAGTCAATAGCAGGATATGTAATTAACCAGTTAACGTTTTAAAAATCAGTTGCTGATATTTCAGTCTCTTTGATCACTTTTGCCTAATAGTTAACAAACAGCATTCGCTCTTATTGTCTTTGTAAGGGGGCAGGCTGGGAGGGTTAGGGGtgtttttaacttatttttacGTATTCTGTTATTTAAATGGCTAGATCTAATGTATGGGTGTTTGTGAGGCTACTGTGTAGGTTTCTCTATGCTACACTTATAGCACACAGGCACATGACAAACTTCACAGAGAATAGTCCATCTAGCTCTGCTACAGCAGTGTGGTTTGGTTAAATGCAGATTTCCATGTTAACATGTACAGAACAGTTTGTGTAAGAGCAGCCCATTGACTCAGTGAGGTTCTCTGAGACTTCAAAACCCTGGAGTATTAGGGCACCTTGCCAAACATGATTTAGCCTTTGGACCACTTGCCTGGAGCCTTTCACATAAGCTGTTGTAAACCTCAGGTTTTCTTTATGCTTAGCAATCAACAAGCTGTTTTCTCAGTTTAAAACCAGCTTAAGcaaaatacacatttagaaaattattaaataaaaatggatttcACGAGGATGGAGGGTTCAACTTGTTGTAGAGCAACAGCTGCCAGTGGCTTGATACTTCAGATGACACACTCGCTGGCTTCAGATCTGGACACTGACATGCAAAAACACTACATGTAGCATGTTGCACAGTGGTATATGTAGTATGTTTATATAATAGTGTCCTATTCTGAATGCAGCCACTGTCAATCAACCCGTATAGTATAACCTGCAATGAGAGTGTACATTGGCTCTAGTCCCTCAGATAAGCTGTTAAACGCTATATTCAGATCAACCATTGCAGCAGCCGCCACTATTTAAACTGTACATTAAATGTGAGGCAGAAATTTATAGTTTTCActcacttttaaaaacactaacTCGAGGAATCTGAATAatagtttgttttatgtgtatttttttcatattgtcaaAGCATGTCCAGTGTTCTTTTGCCGTCAGGGCTCATTCACCCTGGAGTATAACTACTGCACATAAACTAGCTTTTTAAGGTGAAACTTGTGTATATATGAGAGTTACATTTGATTGATACCTGTCATGTTTTAGATGGTTGAATCTTTTATACCAGCTTTTTGGTTGGTGGGAAGAAAATCCAAGACTTCTGTCCTGCTGTTTGTAAACAGAAATATGTACCAATCTACCTTTTCACCTCTTATGTAACATTACTGTATGCATCAGATACACTGCTTATGCTGACGTTTTCCTTTAGCTCTCTGTTACTGCAGTGcaatatgtgatttttttttttttcagcgtTTCCCCTTGTGGCTCCTTTTGTTCACCATGCATTACCTCCTCAATGTGCAAATTGtatgtgatttatttactttgtgcCGACATTGTCAGAAATCACTGtctacattttttgttttcaggaaatAGATGCACTTTTCCCGTTAGTTGTATGCAAATTCAACAggtactgtttgtgtgtatagtCTTTCCCAtgtcatttacagtatatgtgtaGGCTGCGAGTCCCTATGAAAGCCTAAAAGGCCAAATGTGCACTACTACTGACCTCACAGCATTAAAACCAAATTATTCTCAGAATCATCTCTGGTCGTGGCCTACAGTCTTTATTTAAGATCACGCCACTGAAAATGACAATGTTTACATAAATCATGCTAATCTCTGTCGGACCAGAAAAAATCTGACTTTTCTTTGGGTTTGTGGgagaagaaatgttgaaaattAATACTACTGAAATGACTCAATGCTGTCTCTCAAATGTATCCAACCCGTACTTTTTAACTCACAATCACTTGCTCACCTGCACTGTATTGTTTAAGTCTTATGGGATGTTAGTAAGAAGAGACGGATGGCACTCGATACTGTTGTTGTTGGCTGGAAAGACTGGGAAGCTCTGCTGTTTAATAGGTGGTTGAATGTCATTCATACTTATACACTAAAGAGGTATGTTGTTGTATCTGCCTTACAATGTTAAAAATGCATAGTGTATTTAAGGTTTTTAATACCTTGCTCTAACAGTGGGGTGTGAGTGAAAGAAATGAGGTATTATATTACAGGTTGTGATAATTCCCAAGTCTCTGTCCAGTTATGGCAAAGAGACAACTGCATCCATGTACAAATCCCTTCAGGACTTCAATCATGTATCTTCTAATAGAGTAATAAATACAAGTGTTTTCCTATGTTGTgtctatttcttttattttctttcatttttgccaTCCCCTACCCCTTGTACTGAAAATAGAAAAGCGGCtatacaaatatttttacataaacaatAGATACATTACTAGTTGTATATGAAAGGGTTGCTTGGAGTGATGAAGTCACAAGACTCTGCATTTCTCCTCAGCTctatggagcattttagcaACTTTCAGCTCTATGTTTAGGTTTTCCAGGCCACAGCTCGACTTAACATCATGCCTCTGGCCACAGCTGTCACCGGCACggaggcaaaaaaagaaagaaaaaaaaagttaaggcAGGTTTAATGAGTAGCTACAAAAATTACAGCACACATGCTACCCAGTTACATCTTTCTACAAAAGTTATGTCGTATAcaagatgaatatatttaaaaattaataccatttaaaacaaactaaaagaaCCTTTATTGCTCATCCTTTAAATTATAATCTCAATGCAGATTAGTACAAAAACTGTGCATTTACATACAGTTGTACACATTCTGTTTCATATATACCAGACCAGGAAGTGTGTGAATGGTCTGTCCTCTTTAGAAAATGGAAAGGAAATGCTGGTATTCAGTGATTTTGATAAAGATATAACATCTCATATTCTGACAACATATACATACCACTAAcatataaatcataaaatgaataatacagAAACTGTTACTGTGACCATTAGTTTTCAAGTGATGGACCAGATTTCCAAAATATTTATGAGATTTTGCAGCACAGGAGCAATAAGCGAATCCCTTTAACACTAATAATGCCAAACCCCAAAGTGTAGCAGACAaaataagcagaaaaaaagttgtGTCTAACTCAATTCATTTAGTtatacatgaaaacaaaatggcaaaacataAAACCCATAAATATTTCGACTTTATGCACTcaaacaacacagcacaatTAACGGTTGTCTCTAATAGCAGATTCATCTATGCTGTTCTAGACTTCACCAGTGAGGTCGTCTTGGGAGCTGAAAGTGCTGTTCCAGGTTTGCTATTAAAAGTCACGTCCTTGGATTCTTTTCATGTTGGTATTTGTGGCAAATGAACTTAATTGTTCAcaagttgacatttttcagttGATTTCATTTAAGTTCAAAATTATCCAGAGTAATTTTTGGGGCAACAGGTCCTGAAGCTGAGATGTGCAAAAGGTCACACTTATTCAAAATTAGCAACACCATGACCAGgcctttttaattttacatctctaaaattattttcagtgcAGACTAATGACAATTTCCAAGCTCTCCCTCCTGTTTGAATGATAAATTACACTAAATCATTTTCAATCATCTTCTCGAAATGGTATGTAGCAaatttctgtatgtatgtactgcatgtacagtatgtacgACACACAGATAAATACTTAAATAACCATATATCCATCAATATGTCTTTGCAAGTTGGAAAAATGTAGTTGTTCAGGTTAAAAAAGATTAACAGCTCAATGCTCCACCTGCatttaaataatcaatcaaCTGAAAAAGGAATAACAAGATAATTTGAGTCTGATAACATCATAGTACTTATATGTACAAAGAACAGGGCTCAGAGCAATGTCTAGTGTACATTGGTGTGTGGTGTTGTCTAAGAGCAACTACACACATCAAAGGTACACTGTGTTAAATATTACTCTTGGATAGGCTCAATGTGCATCTAA is drawn from Seriola aureovittata isolate HTS-2021-v1 ecotype China chromosome 2, ASM2101889v1, whole genome shotgun sequence and contains these coding sequences:
- the LOC130176757 gene encoding activin receptor type-1B-like; translation: MANLRISLAVAVVQAVLYKSSEALWCNCTTAQCEKTGSLCETDGACMASTSFIDGQEQHIRICITRDKLVPPGQPFYCLGAEGLLNIHCCYTDYCNSIDLKVPSVTSPSGLEGGYGPDGTWGLVELVAVIAGPLFLLCLLLLVGVFLYQYHQRAYNHRQRLEVEDPSCDHLYPAKDRTLQDLIYDLSTSGSGSGLPLFVQRTVARTIVLQEIIGKGRFGEVWRGRWRGGDVAVKIFSSREERSWFREAEIYQTIMLRHENILGFIAADNKDNGTWTQLWLVSDYHEHGSLFDYLNRYSVTTEGMIKLALSAASGLAHLHMEILGTQGKPGIAHRDLKSKNILVKKNCTCAIADLGLAVRHDSATDTIDIAPNQRVGTKRYMAPEVLDETINMRHFDSFKCADIYALGLVYWEIARRCNSGGIHEEYQLPYYDLVPSDPSIEEMRKVVCDQKLRPNIPNWWQSYEALRVMGKIMRECWYANGAARLTALRIKKTLSLLSIQEDIKV